A stretch of the Chloroflexota bacterium genome encodes the following:
- a CDS encoding ABC transporter substrate-binding protein, producing the protein MGKLALTLACGGYDRTQALMDGTVAIEGVDLNYLRIEPPGEIFWRQVRHDEFDVSELTMSAYIIGLSRGDDRFVAIPVFPLRLFRHAFIWVRDDAGIITPTDLREKRIAIPEYHMTAMLYIRGMLQHDYGVLPEEIDWYRTRVERVELNLSPKIRISDAQSANWEEMLARGQLDGTMGTRAPRAAGSDSPGVRRLFSEVRDVEADYYRRTGIFPIMHVVAMKREIYERNRWVAKALLDAFEASKAHAYARMRDVSGIYSLPWLSVEQDRTRAIFGADPYPYGLEPNRTTLEAATQYSYEQGLSARKVSVEEMFARETVDVFVEH; encoded by the coding sequence ATGGGCAAGCTGGCGCTGACGCTCGCCTGCGGCGGTTACGATCGCACCCAGGCCCTCATGGACGGGACCGTCGCCATCGAAGGCGTCGACCTGAACTACCTGCGAATCGAGCCGCCAGGCGAGATCTTCTGGAGGCAGGTGCGCCACGACGAGTTCGATGTGTCGGAGCTGACCATGTCGGCGTACATCATCGGGCTTTCGCGGGGCGACGACCGGTTCGTGGCCATTCCCGTCTTCCCGCTGCGCCTCTTTCGTCATGCATTTATCTGGGTGCGAGACGACGCGGGAATCATCACACCAACTGACCTGCGGGAAAAGCGAATCGCGATTCCCGAGTACCACATGACCGCCATGCTCTACATTCGCGGCATGCTCCAGCACGACTACGGCGTTCTGCCCGAGGAGATCGACTGGTACCGAACCCGCGTAGAGCGGGTGGAGCTCAACCTCTCACCGAAGATCCGGATCAGCGACGCCCAATCTGCCAATTGGGAGGAGATGCTCGCGCGCGGCCAGCTGGACGGGACGATGGGGACGCGCGCGCCTCGGGCGGCGGGAAGCGACTCTCCGGGCGTGCGTCGGCTCTTTTCGGAGGTACGCGACGTCGAGGCGGACTACTATCGGCGCACCGGAATCTTCCCCATCATGCACGTCGTCGCCATGAAGCGAGAGATCTACGAGCGCAACCGATGGGTCGCCAAGGCGCTCCTCGACGCGTTTGAGGCATCCAAGGCACACGCGTATGCCCGCATGCGCGACGTCTCCGGCATCTATTCTCTCCCATGGCTCAGCGTCGAACAGGACCGGACGCGCGCAATCTTCGGGGCGGACCCGTATCCCTACGGGCTAGAGCCGAACCGGACGACGCTCGAAGCGGCAACGCAGTACTCCTACGAGCAGGGGCTGAGCGCGCGCAAAGTCTCGGTGGAAGAGATGTTCGCGCGCGAAACCGTCGACGTGTTCGTCGAGCACTGA
- a CDS encoding ABC transporter substrate-binding protein produces MGRRFVLLCAAVTIAATLGCGSRPARDPSRADATSPSATGPKRIVAAIMSDPPTISAHFILAGSGTIPGGDAMTGLLDAGLTVTDDHGDLRPQLAERVPSVENGFWTVHPDGTMETVWKIRGGAQWHDGLPLTSDDILFTAGLAQDRDLTFFHDPAIEPVAAVDALDAQTVRVAWARPYIQADHLFGLSTISPRPRHLLEPILQSAEDKTSVFQAPYWTTDFVGAGPFRLREWVRGSHLIMEANDAYVLGRPHLDEIEVRFIPDPNALVANVLAGTVELTMGRNISLQQAMQLRDSWRDGRIDVGFTDWIALYPQLLNPSPAVLSDVDFRRALLYGLDREQLVETLQYGLVPVAHSFVNPNESVYPEIEDSVVKYPYDPRRATQLIEGLGYAKAGDGIYRDAVGQQLSLEVRTSGGDDTQESGVISAADAYKRFGIAAEPYLIPQAQRNDREYNATYPGLRLWRLPNDLGRVDRYASSDAPLPENHFSGANRSRYINPEFDALVDAYMTTIPLAERVGWLRQIVHHMTDRVIILGLWYNTEAIVIANRITGVANKRTGDADLPWNAEQWDVKNVAA; encoded by the coding sequence TTGGGTCGTCGGTTCGTGTTGCTGTGCGCTGCGGTCACCATTGCCGCCACCCTCGGCTGCGGGAGCCGACCGGCAAGGGACCCGTCGCGAGCTGACGCCACGTCCCCATCCGCGACCGGGCCGAAGCGAATCGTCGCGGCGATCATGAGCGACCCGCCCACGATCAGCGCCCACTTCATTCTCGCCGGGTCCGGGACGATTCCCGGCGGTGACGCGATGACTGGGCTGCTCGATGCCGGCCTCACGGTCACCGACGATCATGGCGACCTCCGCCCACAGCTCGCCGAGCGCGTTCCGTCGGTTGAGAACGGGTTCTGGACCGTGCACCCCGATGGCACGATGGAGACCGTGTGGAAGATCCGCGGCGGCGCCCAATGGCACGACGGATTGCCGCTTACGAGCGATGACATCCTCTTCACCGCCGGTCTGGCGCAAGACAGGGATCTGACCTTCTTTCACGATCCGGCGATCGAGCCGGTCGCCGCGGTCGACGCGCTGGATGCGCAGACCGTGCGGGTGGCGTGGGCGCGCCCCTACATCCAGGCGGACCACCTTTTCGGCCTGTCGACGATCTCGCCGCGACCGCGCCATCTGCTCGAGCCGATCTTGCAGAGCGCCGAGGATAAGACGTCGGTGTTTCAGGCGCCGTACTGGACGACCGATTTCGTCGGCGCGGGACCGTTTCGCCTGCGGGAGTGGGTGCGCGGGAGCCACCTGATTATGGAGGCGAACGACGCGTACGTTCTCGGGCGTCCACACCTCGATGAGATCGAAGTGCGCTTCATCCCCGATCCGAACGCGCTCGTCGCCAACGTCCTGGCCGGCACCGTCGAGCTGACCATGGGGCGAAACATCTCGCTCCAGCAGGCGATGCAGCTTCGTGACTCGTGGCGCGACGGCCGGATCGACGTGGGATTCACGGACTGGATCGCGCTCTACCCGCAGCTCCTGAATCCCAGCCCCGCGGTGCTCTCGGACGTGGATTTCCGCCGCGCGCTTCTGTACGGCCTGGATCGCGAACAGCTCGTCGAAACGCTCCAATACGGGCTCGTTCCGGTCGCGCATAGCTTCGTCAATCCCAACGAGTCCGTCTACCCAGAGATCGAGGACAGCGTCGTGAAGTATCCGTATGACCCGCGCCGCGCAACGCAGCTCATCGAAGGACTGGGGTATGCGAAGGCTGGTGACGGGATCTACCGCGACGCTGTCGGCCAGCAGCTCTCGCTCGAGGTGCGCACGAGCGGCGGGGACGACACGCAGGAGTCCGGTGTCATCTCTGCGGCCGACGCGTACAAGCGGTTCGGAATCGCGGCGGAGCCCTATCTCATTCCGCAGGCGCAGCGCAACGACCGCGAATACAACGCAACCTATCCAGGCTTACGTCTGTGGCGCCTCCCCAACGATCTGGGGCGTGTTGATCGGTACGCCAGCAGCGATGCGCCGTTACCGGAGAACCACTTCAGCGGAGCGAACCGCTCGCGGTACATCAATCCCGAGTTCGATGCGCTCGTCGATGCCTATATGACCACGATTCCGCTGGCTGAGCGAGTTGGATGGCTACGGCAGATCGTGCACCACATGACCGACCGCGTGATCATTCTCGGGCTTTGGTACAACACCGAGGCCATCGTGATCGCGAATCGCATCACGGGTGTGGCGAACAAGCGGACCGGAGACGCGGACCTGCCGTGGAACGCCGAGCAGTGGGACGTGAAAAACGTGGCCGCGTAG
- a CDS encoding pyridoxamine 5'-phosphate oxidase family protein, producing the protein MTELRDPAFDNRFTRSFGFPIEKIQMKVTDYLPERIKAFIRQSPFIVMATSSSDGRCDASPKGGKPGFVRILDDRHLLVPDIEGNKLFQSYLNMDDNPHVGLIFLIPGISEVVRVNGRVRIVERDELGRLAVEDEVYNPDLSRSVLQGIVVEVEEAYGHCPRALNYSDLWNVDRIQARKASGRHPLRDDAATPA; encoded by the coding sequence ATGACTGAGCTGCGCGATCCGGCGTTCGACAACCGATTTACCCGGTCATTCGGATTCCCGATCGAGAAGATCCAAATGAAGGTGACGGACTACCTCCCGGAGCGCATCAAAGCCTTCATCCGTCAATCGCCCTTCATCGTCATGGCGACCAGCAGCAGTGATGGGCGGTGTGACGCATCGCCGAAAGGCGGAAAGCCGGGCTTTGTCCGAATCTTGGACGACCGGCACCTGCTGGTCCCCGACATCGAGGGAAACAAGCTGTTCCAGTCATACCTGAACATGGACGACAACCCGCACGTCGGCTTGATCTTCCTGATCCCGGGCATCTCGGAGGTTGTTCGGGTCAATGGGCGGGTGCGGATCGTGGAACGTGACGAGTTGGGTCGACTCGCCGTGGAGGATGAGGTCTACAATCCCGACCTGAGCCGAAGCGTTCTGCAGGGCATCGTGGTCGAGGTGGAGGAAGCCTACGGCCATTGCCCGCGCGCGCTGAACTACTCGGACCTCTGGAACGTCGACAGGATCCAGGCTCGAAAGGCAAGCGGAAGGCACCCTCTCCGCGACGATGCCGCCACTCCCGCCTAG
- a CDS encoding amidohydrolase family protein, translating to MQIKHGLISCDSHGQLDREAFTSRMSAARWGDRIPQVVEVDNGRGDRVHRWSVNGKIQGPGPFAGGIVNCPAAMSDPSRRTHPQRWEEVPKKVYDPVERLRALDEDGVDAEVFYPNNPIASFSFPTDDPVFELDCVHAYNDAICEFRRVSDRFIPLALIPYRNSIETIVAEVTDAVRKGAGGVIMLTEPGITIPGVPRTNDPFWDPFWACCQDLGVPISWHGSGGLISELAVPLWEGYNRAQAHTALTARLCVTPATMISNLLFSGRLERYPGLKWVCAETGMGWLTYVLESCDHEWERRQLWRDGLETRPSEVFRRQIFADFWFERAGVELRDFIGVDNIMWESDYPHVTSTYPESRDWVERVLVDVPAEEQRKMRWENAARLYKLDIE from the coding sequence ATGCAGATCAAGCACGGACTGATTAGCTGCGATTCCCACGGTCAGCTCGATCGTGAGGCCTTCACCAGTCGGATGTCCGCCGCGCGGTGGGGCGACCGAATTCCGCAGGTGGTTGAAGTCGACAACGGACGAGGCGACCGCGTCCACCGCTGGTCCGTGAACGGGAAGATCCAGGGGCCGGGTCCCTTCGCCGGGGGAATCGTGAACTGTCCCGCGGCGATGAGCGATCCGTCCCGCCGCACACATCCGCAGCGCTGGGAAGAGGTCCCGAAGAAGGTCTACGACCCGGTCGAACGGCTGCGTGCCCTCGACGAAGATGGCGTCGACGCGGAGGTCTTCTACCCCAACAATCCCATCGCGAGCTTTAGCTTTCCCACAGACGACCCTGTCTTCGAGCTGGATTGCGTCCACGCGTACAACGACGCGATCTGTGAGTTCCGGCGTGTGAGCGATCGCTTCATTCCCCTGGCGCTGATCCCCTACCGGAATTCCATTGAGACGATCGTAGCGGAGGTGACCGACGCGGTCCGGAAGGGCGCCGGGGGCGTCATCATGCTGACCGAGCCGGGGATCACCATTCCCGGCGTCCCACGGACGAACGATCCGTTCTGGGATCCCTTCTGGGCGTGCTGTCAGGACCTGGGCGTACCCATCAGCTGGCACGGATCCGGGGGCCTCATCAGCGAGCTGGCGGTTCCCCTTTGGGAAGGGTACAACCGCGCCCAGGCTCACACGGCGCTGACGGCTCGGTTGTGCGTTACGCCCGCGACGATGATCTCGAATCTGCTGTTTTCGGGTCGTCTCGAGCGGTACCCGGGCTTGAAGTGGGTGTGCGCCGAGACGGGCATGGGCTGGCTCACGTACGTGCTCGAGAGCTGCGACCACGAGTGGGAGCGACGACAGCTCTGGCGCGACGGGCTGGAGACGCGGCCGAGCGAGGTGTTTCGCCGCCAGATCTTCGCCGATTTCTGGTTCGAGCGGGCGGGCGTCGAGCTCCGCGATTTCATCGGCGTCGACAACATCATGTGGGAGTCCGACTACCCCCACGTCACCTCCACCTACCCGGAGTCCCGGGATTGGGTCGAGCGCGTGCTCGTCGACGTGCCGGCCGAGGAGCAGCGGAAGATGCGGTGGGAAAACGCCGCCCGCCTTTATAAGCTGGACATCGAGTAG
- a CDS encoding LCP family protein, producing MRLIVSRALWVVLGVAYVAYVGGGLSIGGTAFASALRTVALSAPAAALSTSPHVAFDVSNVRDPSKLIRDAPLFWIPDWTGTDRINILLMGVDQREDERAAGIPTRTDTMSVLSIDPVRKNATLISFPRDLWVPIPGLGEQRINEAYPFGELRHLEGGGAGLAERTMEQNFGLHISHYALVNFTGFQELINMVGGVVIDVPRPIVDDAYPTEDYSIQRLYFA from the coding sequence ATGCGTCTGATCGTCAGCCGCGCCCTCTGGGTGGTCCTGGGTGTCGCGTACGTCGCATACGTAGGCGGCGGCCTGTCGATCGGGGGCACGGCCTTCGCGAGTGCGCTGCGCACCGTCGCGCTGAGCGCGCCCGCCGCCGCGCTTTCGACCAGCCCGCACGTCGCGTTCGACGTGTCGAACGTGCGCGACCCGTCGAAGCTGATCCGCGACGCGCCACTCTTCTGGATTCCGGACTGGACCGGCACCGATCGGATCAACATCCTGCTCATGGGTGTCGATCAGCGCGAGGACGAGCGCGCGGCCGGGATCCCGACGCGAACGGACACGATGAGCGTCCTTTCCATCGATCCGGTGCGGAAAAACGCCACCCTGATCTCGTTTCCGCGCGATCTCTGGGTGCCAATCCCCGGCCTCGGCGAGCAGCGAATCAACGAAGCGTACCCGTTCGGCGAGCTGCGCCACCTCGAGGGGGGCGGCGCTGGGCTCGCGGAGCGGACCATGGAGCAGAACTTCGGCCTGCACATCTCCCACTACGCGCTGGTCAACTTCACCGGCTTCCAGGAGCTGATCAACATGGTGGGCGGCGTCGTCATCGACGTTCCCAGGCCCATTGTGGACGATGCCTACCCCACAGAGGACTACAGCATTCAGCGGCTGTATTTTGCT
- a CDS encoding amidohydrolase family protein, whose translation MDLRFGLISADDHVQEPPDLWTARLSRAIWGDRVPRIEAQTDGSECWVVDGRRAPLGGPAELGAALADRAGSPLRWEDVPESYFVPRRRLEAMDRDGVDCSVLYPTAAGVAGETLTAIRDRDLQLACIRAYNDWLVDEWAAFDSRFIAQCLVPLTSVPDAVDEVVRAADKGHRGVVLPAIPSFETGVPHLNDAAWDPFWATCAERALPVCFHAGAPGPIQISPDPRLAPRLAGAFRAITRPASHIPVMVNFLISRILLRHPALRVVFAESALGWVAYLLEFTDHQFREDRVDREGYELNPSGMFHRQCAVTGWYDRAAVRTRQHIGVENIMWSTNFPLTTSTWPNTREFVARAMAEVPEDERRRILWGNAAAIYRL comes from the coding sequence GTGGATCTCAGGTTCGGGCTCATCAGCGCCGATGACCACGTTCAGGAGCCGCCCGATCTGTGGACAGCGCGGCTGTCGCGCGCAATCTGGGGTGACCGCGTGCCCCGCATCGAGGCGCAGACGGACGGGTCCGAGTGCTGGGTCGTCGACGGCCGGCGGGCACCGCTCGGGGGACCTGCTGAGCTGGGCGCGGCTCTCGCTGACCGGGCAGGGAGTCCGCTCCGATGGGAGGACGTGCCCGAATCATACTTCGTGCCAAGGCGGCGCCTGGAAGCGATGGACCGGGACGGCGTCGACTGCTCCGTGCTGTATCCGACGGCCGCGGGCGTAGCCGGCGAGACGCTCACGGCGATCCGCGATCGCGACCTGCAGCTCGCCTGCATCCGCGCGTACAACGACTGGCTCGTGGACGAGTGGGCAGCGTTCGACTCGCGGTTCATCGCCCAGTGTCTCGTGCCCCTCACGAGCGTGCCGGACGCCGTGGACGAGGTGGTCCGCGCCGCGGACAAAGGGCATCGCGGCGTTGTACTCCCCGCGATCCCGAGCTTTGAGACGGGCGTCCCTCACCTGAATGACGCTGCATGGGACCCATTCTGGGCCACGTGCGCGGAGCGCGCGCTTCCGGTCTGTTTCCACGCAGGCGCCCCCGGCCCCATCCAGATCAGCCCGGACCCGCGCCTCGCTCCGCGCCTCGCCGGCGCCTTTCGCGCCATCACGCGCCCCGCGAGTCACATCCCGGTCATGGTGAACTTCCTGATCTCTCGCATCTTGCTCCGGCACCCCGCGCTGCGCGTAGTCTTCGCCGAGAGCGCCCTCGGCTGGGTGGCCTATCTCCTCGAGTTCACCGACCACCAGTTTCGGGAGGACCGCGTTGATCGCGAGGGCTACGAGCTGAATCCGTCGGGGATGTTCCACCGGCAGTGCGCGGTCACCGGCTGGTACGATCGCGCGGCCGTCAGGACGCGCCAGCACATCGGCGTGGAGAACATTATGTGGTCGACGAACTTTCCGCTTACCACGTCAACGTGGCCGAACACGCGGGAGTTCGTCGCGCGCGCCATGGCGGAGGTGCCGGAAGACGAGCGCCGCCGAATCCTGTGGGGGAATGCCGCCGCCATCTACCGCCTGTAG
- a CDS encoding cupin domain-containing protein — MAIETTAPQPYVTASGGQSRTPYEQWIASTGVPIHRGYYIEDARTIELGPWPERECNAAFLVLAGQEGVSEARITEIAPGTTLPPLKFALDEVIYVVEGRGLTTVWAGEGGPKKTFEWQKHSMFLVPRGTTYQISSTQGNQPARLLHYNYLPIAMNIVPDPGFYFANTYIDPKISSGEDYYSEAKSFVPEGSRTGRVIWYGNFFPDMRAWDRLHTYEERGAGGLRVGIQFANSTMWSHMSVFPSRTYKKGHRHGPGVVIIIPGGEGYSIMWEEGKEKVVVPWHEGSVFVPPNRWFHQHFNLGATYARYLAFHAPRGVAGRSERVEDLARDQIEYPDEDPFIRNKFETELKARGLSSLMPNEAYRDRDYKWDYGEGD; from the coding sequence ATGGCAATTGAGACTACCGCGCCGCAGCCATACGTCACGGCCTCTGGTGGGCAGAGCCGGACGCCCTACGAACAATGGATCGCGTCCACCGGTGTGCCGATCCATCGGGGCTACTATATCGAGGACGCGCGGACCATCGAGCTGGGCCCGTGGCCCGAACGGGAATGTAACGCTGCCTTCCTCGTCCTCGCGGGACAGGAGGGCGTGAGCGAGGCGCGCATCACCGAGATCGCGCCGGGCACCACGCTGCCGCCCCTGAAGTTCGCCCTGGACGAGGTCATCTACGTGGTCGAAGGCCGCGGGCTGACGACTGTGTGGGCCGGCGAGGGAGGTCCGAAGAAGACGTTCGAGTGGCAAAAGCACAGTATGTTTCTCGTTCCCCGGGGGACCACGTATCAGATCAGCAGCACGCAGGGCAATCAGCCTGCGCGCCTGCTCCACTACAACTACCTGCCCATCGCGATGAACATCGTCCCAGACCCCGGCTTCTACTTCGCCAACACCTACATCGATCCGAAGATCTCGTCGGGCGAGGATTACTACTCGGAGGCGAAGTCCTTTGTTCCGGAGGGGTCCAGAACGGGGCGCGTGATCTGGTATGGCAACTTCTTCCCCGACATGCGGGCGTGGGACAGACTCCACACGTATGAGGAGCGCGGCGCCGGGGGGCTTCGCGTGGGCATCCAGTTCGCCAACTCCACCATGTGGAGCCACATGTCCGTATTTCCATCGCGGACGTACAAGAAGGGCCATCGCCATGGACCGGGCGTCGTCATCATCATCCCGGGTGGCGAAGGCTACTCCATCATGTGGGAAGAGGGTAAGGAGAAAGTGGTGGTGCCCTGGCACGAGGGCAGCGTCTTCGTACCGCCGAACCGCTGGTTCCATCAGCACTTCAATCTGGGCGCGACCTATGCGCGATACCTCGCCTTCCACGCGCCCCGTGGTGTGGCGGGCCGGAGCGAGCGGGTGGAGGACCTGGCGCGGGATCAGATCGAGTACCCGGACGAGGATCCCTTCATCCGCAACAAGTTCGAAACGGAGCTGAAGGCCCGCGGCCTCTCGAGTCTGATGCCGAACGAGGCCTATCGCGATCGCGACTACAAATGGGACTACGGCGAGGGCGACTGA
- a CDS encoding cupin domain-containing protein, whose translation MAAITQQSTVEKSSWNPRSAYESWIARLGLPIHRGHHVDNLATVELGPWPERGCNAAFLMLKGMEDIHEARIVEIPPGRTLTPSRLALEELVYVVNGRGLCSVWGAEGLPKRSFEWGAHSIFMVPPNYTYQLANAHGAEPARLLITNYLPLALQALPDLDFFLDNPRVDLSILYGENDSPYSSAVVTHPLGNRAGLRNLWIGNFFPDMATWDKLEPYRTRGAGGTTVYFRSKTGKGGHMSVFPPRRYKMAHRHGPGRVIVIPSGEGYTILWPPGGEKTIVNWQEGTVFTPPEGWYHQHFNVGVSPARYIAFGPPRILAGKGDRIEDLQISYPEEEPWIRQKFEEELAKQGLTSDVPPEAYRDPDYAWDYGDDGD comes from the coding sequence ATGGCCGCAATCACGCAGCAATCAACCGTCGAGAAGAGCTCATGGAATCCGCGGTCGGCGTACGAAAGCTGGATCGCCCGCCTTGGTCTGCCGATCCATCGAGGCCATCACGTCGACAACCTGGCGACCGTTGAGCTAGGGCCATGGCCCGAGCGGGGCTGCAACGCCGCTTTCCTCATGTTGAAGGGCATGGAGGACATCCACGAGGCGCGAATCGTCGAGATCCCGCCCGGTCGGACACTGACGCCGTCGCGGCTCGCTCTGGAGGAGCTGGTCTACGTCGTAAACGGGCGCGGGCTCTGCAGCGTGTGGGGAGCTGAGGGACTGCCAAAGCGCTCCTTTGAATGGGGCGCGCACAGCATCTTCATGGTGCCGCCAAACTACACGTATCAGCTCGCCAACGCCCACGGAGCCGAGCCTGCGCGGCTGCTCATCACGAACTATCTTCCCCTCGCGCTCCAGGCGCTCCCAGACCTCGATTTCTTCCTCGATAACCCGAGGGTCGACCTCAGCATCCTGTACGGCGAGAACGACAGTCCCTATTCGAGCGCGGTCGTGACGCACCCGTTGGGCAATCGCGCAGGCCTGCGGAACCTGTGGATCGGCAATTTCTTCCCTGACATGGCGACCTGGGACAAGCTCGAGCCCTACCGCACGCGGGGCGCCGGCGGGACGACGGTGTATTTCCGGTCGAAGACCGGGAAGGGTGGCCACATGTCCGTCTTCCCGCCCCGTCGGTACAAGATGGCGCACCGACACGGCCCCGGTCGGGTGATCGTGATTCCGTCTGGCGAGGGCTATACGATCCTGTGGCCGCCCGGCGGCGAGAAGACCATCGTGAATTGGCAAGAGGGGACGGTGTTCACGCCGCCGGAAGGCTGGTACCACCAGCACTTCAACGTCGGCGTGTCACCCGCCCGATACATCGCCTTCGGACCGCCACGCATCCTCGCGGGGAAAGGCGATCGCATCGAGGACCTACAGATCTCGTACCCGGAGGAGGAGCCGTGGATTCGGCAGAAATTCGAGGAGGAGCTGGCGAAGCAGGGACTCACCTCCGACGTTCCACCCGAGGCCTATCGCGACCCGGACTACGCGTGGGACTATGGCGACGATGGAGACTGA
- a CDS encoding Rieske 2Fe-2S domain-containing protein → MLTAEENELLTRVGPGAPAGELFRRYWLPIAVAQQLSDERPTTFVRVLGEDLVLFRDKRGMVGLIADHCSHRGASMLYGRVEERGIACAYHGWLYDTKGNCLETPAEPSGSMFHLTVKHRAYPVQKFLGLYWAYLGPEPAPLIPPYDIWVRKDGTHRLYVQPQLDCNWLQPMENSVDPSHSRILHADVTARRRGLTIANTTRGKTDEVEYFDFTELPIGIMKKRVSRNGHLDEHPLIFPNILRHGNDTQIRVPIDDTHTWVVFVNFEPSEDGSIVEDGDELPVEYLGPYKEPAAARYPWTRYTMDDVQPQDHMAWESQGPIADRSVERLATSDRGIVMLRQMLRREIEKVQRGEDPIGIVRDPNLHMIDTNHTAQMVEWSEAARRRGHEPYSAPVR, encoded by the coding sequence ATGTTGACGGCTGAAGAGAACGAACTGCTGACCCGGGTCGGCCCCGGGGCGCCCGCCGGCGAGTTGTTCCGCCGCTACTGGCTCCCGATCGCCGTCGCGCAGCAGCTTTCCGACGAACGGCCGACCACGTTCGTCCGCGTGCTGGGAGAGGATCTCGTTCTCTTTCGTGACAAGCGCGGCATGGTGGGACTCATTGCCGACCATTGCTCGCATCGCGGTGCCTCGATGCTGTACGGCCGCGTGGAGGAGCGGGGGATCGCCTGCGCCTATCACGGCTGGCTCTACGACACGAAGGGCAATTGCCTGGAAACGCCCGCGGAGCCGTCCGGCAGCATGTTTCACTTGACTGTGAAACATCGCGCCTATCCGGTCCAGAAATTCCTCGGCCTCTACTGGGCGTATCTCGGGCCGGAGCCCGCGCCGCTCATCCCCCCGTACGACATCTGGGTCCGAAAGGATGGCACCCATCGCCTCTACGTCCAGCCTCAGCTCGACTGCAACTGGCTCCAGCCGATGGAGAACTCCGTCGACCCGAGCCACTCGCGAATCCTGCACGCCGACGTGACCGCTCGCCGCCGCGGGCTCACCATCGCGAACACGACCCGGGGAAAGACCGACGAGGTCGAGTATTTCGACTTCACCGAGCTGCCCATCGGCATCATGAAGAAACGAGTCTCCCGCAACGGGCACCTGGACGAGCATCCCCTGATCTTTCCGAACATCTTGCGACACGGAAACGATACCCAGATCCGGGTTCCCATCGACGATACCCACACGTGGGTCGTCTTCGTGAATTTCGAGCCAAGCGAGGACGGCAGCATCGTAGAGGACGGGGACGAGCTGCCGGTGGAGTACCTCGGCCCGTACAAGGAGCCGGCGGCCGCGCGCTATCCATGGACGCGGTACACGATGGACGACGTTCAGCCGCAGGACCACATGGCCTGGGAGTCGCAGGGCCCAATCGCGGACCGCTCCGTGGAGCGACTGGCGACCTCGGACCGCGGAATCGTGATGCTGCGACAGATGCTCCGTCGGGAGATCGAGAAAGTCCAGCGGGGCGAGGATCCCATCGGCATCGTGAGGGATCCCAACCTCCACATGATCGACACGAACCACACGGCGCAGATGGTGGAGTGGAGTGAGGCCGCCCGCCGGCGCGGGCACGAGCCCTACAGCGCTCCGGTGCGCTGA